A region from the Kribbella shirazensis genome encodes:
- a CDS encoding UTRA domain-containing protein, with translation MSEPLHFVVKTRLVEVVERLGEGAALPPERVLAKEFGVSRWTMRQAIHELIADGRLRARQGQGTFVATPKLVQPLALVSYTEALRAQGHTPGREVVAFDEIAADADLAEQLKIAEGEPVHRLERVLFADGQPIGLETTYLSVARFPTLRDVLEPAGSLYRCLTDQLGVQFGEGEELVETVIATPREAELLKATQSLPMLLLHRNSRDSAGDPIEVVRSLYRGDRVGFRATLRP, from the coding sequence GTGAGCGAGCCGCTGCATTTCGTGGTGAAGACCCGGCTGGTGGAAGTGGTGGAACGCCTGGGGGAGGGGGCCGCGTTGCCGCCGGAGCGGGTGCTGGCGAAGGAGTTCGGGGTCTCGCGGTGGACCATGCGGCAGGCGATCCACGAGTTGATCGCCGACGGCCGCCTGCGCGCCCGGCAGGGGCAGGGGACGTTCGTCGCCACGCCGAAGCTCGTGCAGCCGCTGGCGCTGGTGAGCTACACCGAGGCGCTGCGGGCGCAGGGGCACACGCCGGGACGTGAGGTGGTGGCGTTCGACGAGATCGCCGCCGACGCCGACTTGGCGGAGCAGTTGAAGATCGCCGAGGGGGAGCCGGTGCACCGGCTCGAGCGGGTGCTGTTCGCCGACGGGCAGCCGATCGGGCTCGAGACGACGTACCTCTCCGTCGCGCGCTTCCCGACGCTGCGGGACGTGCTGGAGCCGGCCGGCTCCCTGTACCGGTGCCTGACCGATCAGCTCGGCGTGCAGTTCGGCGAGGGTGAGGAACTGGTCGAGACCGTGATCGCGACCCCGCGAGAGGCCGAACTGCTGAAGGCGACCCAGTCGCTGCCGATGCTCCTCCTGCACCGCAACAGCCGCGACTCCGCCGGCGACCCGATCGAGGTCGTGCGCTCCCTCTACCGCGGCGACCGCGTCGGCTTCCGCGCCACCCTGCGCCCCTGA
- a CDS encoding TIGR03364 family FAD-dependent oxidoreductase, with translation MRVVVVGGGVLGTFHAWEAVRRGHEVLHLEREPEARGASVRNFGLVWVSGRADGAEVALAQRARDLWAETPGVGVRTAGSLTVCRSQAELAVAKEAAARPDAAARGFEVLDPEQTRERNPAVRGDLLGALWCSRDAIVEPREVLPALRTELAKSNRYQFLGGREVRNVRTGRVVDDHGAQHAGDLVFLCTGAWHSGLVRELTDDLPVRRVRLQMMQTAPLDDTLTTAVADGDSFRYYPAYRGTAVDDLPPQAPVAEDHKMQLLMVQRTHGGLTIGDTHEYAEPFGFDVQSDPYDYLQDTVEAILGRPLPTIVRRWAGVYSQATGDEVVVRRKVADGVHLVTGPGGRGMTMAPAIAEASFDGIDG, from the coding sequence ATGCGGGTGGTTGTGGTCGGCGGCGGCGTGCTGGGCACGTTCCATGCCTGGGAAGCGGTACGGCGTGGGCACGAGGTGCTGCACCTCGAACGCGAGCCCGAGGCGCGCGGTGCGAGCGTCCGGAACTTCGGCCTGGTCTGGGTCAGCGGCCGGGCCGACGGCGCCGAGGTCGCGCTGGCGCAGCGGGCCCGGGACCTGTGGGCCGAGACGCCCGGGGTCGGCGTACGGACGGCTGGTTCGCTGACCGTCTGCCGGTCGCAGGCCGAGTTGGCGGTCGCGAAGGAGGCCGCGGCGCGACCCGACGCGGCGGCCCGTGGATTCGAGGTGCTCGACCCGGAGCAGACCCGTGAGCGCAACCCCGCGGTGCGGGGCGACCTGCTGGGTGCGTTGTGGTGTAGCCGGGACGCGATCGTGGAGCCTCGCGAGGTGCTGCCCGCGCTCCGGACCGAGCTGGCGAAGTCGAACCGCTACCAGTTCCTCGGCGGACGGGAAGTGCGCAACGTGCGGACCGGGCGGGTCGTCGACGACCACGGTGCCCAGCATGCAGGCGATCTGGTCTTCCTCTGTACGGGGGCCTGGCACAGTGGCCTGGTCCGCGAACTGACCGACGATCTTCCGGTACGCCGGGTCCGCCTGCAGATGATGCAGACCGCGCCGCTCGACGACACTCTCACCACGGCGGTCGCCGACGGGGACAGTTTTCGCTACTACCCGGCGTACCGAGGGACTGCCGTGGATGATCTGCCGCCGCAGGCTCCGGTCGCCGAGGACCACAAGATGCAGCTGCTGATGGTGCAGAGGACGCACGGCGGGCTGACCATTGGCGACACCCATGAATACGCCGAGCCGTTCGGATTCGACGTCCAGAGCGATCCGTACGACTACCTGCAGGACACCGTCGAGGCGATCCTCGGCCGCCCGCTGCCCACGATCGTCCGGCGCTGGGCCGGCGTGTACTCGCAGGCGACCGGCGACGAGGTCGTCGTACGGCGGAAGGTTGCCGACGGCGTGCACCTGGTCACTGGCCCCGGTGGTCGCGGGATGACCATGGCCCCGGCGATCGCCGAGGCATCCTTCGACGGGATCGACGGATGA
- a CDS encoding metalloregulator ArsR/SmtB family transcription factor, with amino-acid sequence MLSTTFGALADPTRLAVVGRLSRGDATMGELAEPHRITPPAMTKHVGVLVDAGLVSRRRVGRTVVCSLRPESFAEVEQWLGDLTAYWNSTVDRLEELLRGDGDGH; translated from the coding sequence GTGCTGAGTACGACCTTCGGAGCGCTCGCGGACCCGACTCGGCTGGCCGTTGTGGGCCGGCTGAGCCGGGGCGACGCGACCATGGGCGAGCTGGCCGAGCCGCACCGGATCACACCCCCGGCGATGACCAAGCACGTCGGCGTGCTGGTCGACGCCGGGCTGGTGAGCCGGCGGCGGGTCGGCCGGACCGTGGTGTGCTCGCTGCGGCCGGAGTCGTTCGCGGAGGTGGAGCAGTGGCTCGGGGACCTCACGGCGTACTGGAACAGCACCGTTGACCGGTTGGAAGAACTCCTGCGAGGGGACGGCGATGGACACTGA
- a CDS encoding DUF5302 domain-containing protein produces MSDKASKPADDLQKKFREALEKKNAGNHSHPGSGVRGQGVGEAHNDKQKRQFRRKSGS; encoded by the coding sequence ATGAGCGACAAGGCCAGCAAGCCGGCGGACGATCTGCAGAAGAAGTTTCGGGAAGCGCTGGAGAAGAAGAACGCCGGCAACCACTCGCACCCTGGTAGCGGGGTCCGGGGCCAGGGTGTCGGCGAAGCGCACAACGACAAGCAGAAGCGCCAGTTCCGGCGCAAGTCCGGCAGCTGA
- a CDS encoding SRPBCC family protein: MDTEIRIERVLPATIDRVYDAWTRADLLAQWYCPNPQLALKVDADVRAGGSYVVEMGPHVVRGTYLEVEPPHRLVFSWKWDGSDDEPTRVKVELSEVPDGTRMLLSHTGFANAEETANHRTGWDPELDRLADLLAPVAR; this comes from the coding sequence ATGGACACTGAGATCCGGATCGAAAGGGTGCTTCCGGCAACGATCGACCGCGTGTACGACGCCTGGACGCGTGCCGACCTGCTGGCCCAGTGGTACTGCCCGAACCCGCAGCTGGCGTTGAAGGTCGACGCCGACGTCCGGGCCGGCGGCTCGTACGTCGTGGAGATGGGGCCGCACGTCGTGCGCGGTACGTACCTCGAGGTGGAGCCGCCGCACCGCCTGGTGTTCAGCTGGAAGTGGGACGGATCGGACGACGAGCCGACCCGCGTCAAGGTCGAGCTGTCCGAGGTCCCCGACGGCACCCGCATGCTGCTCAGCCACACCGGATTCGCCAACGCCGAGGAGACCGCGAACCACCGGACCGGCTGGGACCCGGAGCTGGACCGGCTGGCGGACCTGCTCGCACCCGTCGCGCGATAG
- a CDS encoding LysE family translocator — MLVSSEALLGIALVELGLVIVPGPNMIYLISRSIAQGRRAGLISLAGVGIGFLIYLLAASAGLATLFALVPEIYVALKLAGAAYLLWLAWNAFRPGGTSVFATQELAPDRPRKLFGMGLLTCLLNPKIAILYISLLPQFLDPSRGHVGLQSLILGLCQLVVGVAMNAVFVITAGSVAVFLSRRPTWMRIHRYLTGTALAVFAIRLATDRARPLPTH, encoded by the coding sequence ATGCTGGTCAGCAGCGAGGCACTGCTCGGGATCGCCCTGGTCGAGTTGGGCCTGGTGATCGTGCCGGGACCGAACATGATCTACCTGATCTCCCGTTCGATCGCCCAGGGCCGCCGCGCCGGCCTGATCTCGCTGGCCGGCGTCGGGATCGGCTTCCTCATCTACTTGCTCGCGGCAAGCGCCGGTCTCGCGACCCTGTTCGCGCTGGTCCCGGAGATCTACGTGGCGCTGAAGCTGGCCGGTGCGGCGTACCTGCTCTGGCTCGCGTGGAACGCGTTCCGCCCCGGCGGTACGTCGGTCTTCGCCACCCAGGAACTGGCGCCGGACCGCCCGCGCAAACTGTTCGGCATGGGCCTGCTCACCTGCCTGCTGAACCCGAAGATCGCGATTCTCTACATCTCCCTGCTGCCCCAGTTCCTGGATCCGTCCCGCGGGCATGTCGGCCTGCAGAGCCTGATCCTCGGACTCTGCCAGCTCGTCGTCGGTGTGGCGATGAACGCCGTCTTCGTGATCACCGCCGGCTCGGTCGCGGTGTTCCTGTCCCGGCGCCCGACCTGGATGCGCATCCACCGCTACCTCACCGGCACCGCGCTCGCGGTCTTCGCGATCCGCCTCGCCACCGACCGCGCCCGCCCGCTGCCGACCCACTGA